Genomic window (Abditibacteriota bacterium):
CGATTCATTATTACACCTCCAGTGTCAGCCCGTCATAGGCTGCGAACACGTTGTCCGGCAGCTCCCGGGACAGAGTCTCATGATCTACGTTGTGGGTCAGGTGGGTCAGATAGCATCTGCCCGGCCTGTATCTGGCCACAAACTCTATGGCTTCTTCTATGTTGAAATGGGAGCAGTGCTCCCTGTATCTCAGGCCGTCCAGCACCAGAGTGCCGCAGTTCTCAAAGTATTTTTCGCTCTCCGGCGGCACCGTCTTCACGTCCGTGGCATAAACCAGGTCCCCTATCCTGAAGGAGAGGATGGGCAGATTGCCGTGCATCACCCTGAAGGGGATGATGTGCAGGCTCCCCAGGTCAAAGGGCCCCCGGATAACGTTGAGGACTATCTTCGGTATCTGGCTGGGATTGATGGGAGGCCGGAACATATAGGGAAAGGCGGTCCTGATACAGTCCGCCACCCTTTTCTCCGCATAGAGGGGCATGGTCCTGCCCGTCTTCATGGTAAAGCCCCGCACGTCGTCTATACCGAAGAGGTGGTCGGCGTGCTCATGGGTGTATATCACCCCGTCTATATCCTCTATGCCCTCCCGGATGCACTGCAAACGGAACTCCGGAGGCGTGTCTATCACCAGCCGGGTGCTGCCGTCCGTGATATACACGGCAGACCTGTACCTTTTGTTTTTGGGGTCCTCCGAGCGGCACACTTCACAGTGGCAGCCCACCTGGGGTATGCCGGTGCTGGTCCCCGTGCCCAAAAAGGTCAGCTTCATTTGACTACGGGCACCTTGGCCCACCCCTGGGCGCTCTCGGTGAACTCTCTGGCGGCAAAGCACCAGATCACCACCTTTTTCCCTTTGAGTGTGTCGGGCTTTCTCATCAGGCTCACCCGCACGGAGGTGGAGCCGGAGCCCTTGACTCCCAGCAGGTCCACCGGCATCTTCAGCCTGGCTGCCAGAGCCTCCGCAAAGCCGGCGTTCACCGCCAGCATATCCCCGCCGCTGTGAAACACCAGGGTGTGGCTGTCTCCCATCAGCAGCACGGGGCTGGAGGCGGAGACCGCCTTCTGGCAGGAGGTGATCCTGACGCTCTCCTTGGGCACGGCCTTGTTCATGGTCCTCATGTCGCCGCTGATCTCAATGGTCTTGGCGGAGCCTGCAAAGGAGGTCTTGGCCGCGGCCTTGTACCAGGCCTCTCCCTTGACTGCGCTGAGCACCGCTCCCGCAGCGGCGTTCATGCCTCCCGGAGCCCAGTGGGAATCGGTCTTCAGATACAGATCGCCGTGAGGCTTGGCGGCTATAAAGGCAGGCGCCAGGTCTATGACCCGGACCCCCTTGGACTTCAGCAGAGCGTAAAAGTCCTGGCAGGCCTTGTCGGCCCTGGCGTTGGCGGAGGTCTTGACCCCTGTCAGCAGCTCGGGATAAATGGCGGCCTTGGCAGGCACGGGCATCAGTATCAGCTCTATGTTCTTTTTCTTCAGCTGCTCGTTGAAGTCCACTATGGCCGGAAGAGGGTCGGCCAGCTCAGCCTTGGCCGCTGAGGCCTTGGCAGCGTTCGCTCCCCAAAAGCCGGTCTGAGCCAGAAAATGCAGCTCGCTCTTCAGGAACCAATAGCCGTTCTGGCCCTTGACGGCGCCGGAGGCGGCGTTTTTCCAGAGCTTGTCCATCTCCGTGGTGAACTGGGAGGCGGAGAGAGCCGTCGCCACAGTCAGCAGGACCAGCAGAAATGCTATCCGTCTAATCATCTTCCTCTTCTCCTTTTTTTACCTTGTCGTTCCTGAACCAGGCGTCCAGCACGTAGCTGTCCGGGTCGTCCAGCTCTATGCGCTGATAGGTGCCGTATTTGCCCTCGGCGCTCTTCCAGGGGACGATCTCCATGGTCACCCTGTCCCCCGGGGCTATGGAGGCGTTGTCGGTCTCCTCTCCCCCGTCCAGGCTCACCACATAGACCAGAATGCCGTCCTTGGCGTTCTTCACTTCCTCATTGGCGCTGTCGGCGTCCGTGAGCCATATGGCAGTGATGCAGTCCCAATAGGGAGTGGAGCCCTTGGCGGGCAGCCGGCTCACGTCCTTTACGGTGCCGGTGACCTGAGCGGTCTTGACCCCGGCAGAGGGGTCTATCCGATATACCAGCTCCTCACCGGTCTTTTTGCCGCAGCCCCCAAGGGCCAGAGCCGCAACGAGGAGCGCAAGGCACAAAGCAGCGTATTTTGTCATAGTATCATTCTCCCTTTGGTATTTTGTTCCAGTCCAGGCTTTCCCAGTCTCCCAGAGCTATCTCCCGCTGGGCAAACTCGTATATCACCCAGGTCTTGCCCTCCAGCAGGTCGGGCCTGTGGTTTTTGGCGGAGTAGATCAGGTTTTTGTAGAGCTCTCTGCGGGAGGCGGAAGCGCCTCCGGCGTTCAGAGCCAGCTTGTCAACTCCCGAGCCCGTGAGACAGCGGAGCCTTTCCGCCAGACCCGCGTCCCGGCCCCATTTCAGTGAGCCGTCGGAATAGATGTTGGAGTAGCTGTCTCCCAGCAGCAGTATCCGGCTGTCGGCAGGCTCCCCCACGGGCGAAAGCAGAGTCACGGTCTCTTCGGCGTATTTCTTCTGCATATCCGGCAGCTGCAGCATGTCAAATATGTCTCCCCTGTTGGAGGCTATGAGCTCTCTCGTCTCCGGGGCTCTGCCGAAGGTCCCGGTGATCCGGGCCAGGCTTTCCGCCGCCAGAGACAGGCCGTAAGGGGTCCAGTGGGTGTCGCATTTCAAATACAGGTCCCGGTCCCGGCGCTGCCGAAACAACTCCGAGAGGTCGCACACCCGGCAACCCTCCTTTTCAAGCGCCCGGAGGAGCCCCTCCAGCGAGGGGTCTTCGGTCCCCTTCCCCCAGGCCCCGGCAAACCGTTCGGGATATACGTACAGTTTGTTGGGCACGGGCATCACTATGAGCTCCACGCCCCGGGAGGCCAGATAGCGGCGGAGCCGGAGTATCTCCCCGGCGGCAGCCTCTCCCCGGGCGGAGTCCCCCGTCATCAGGGCTCTGAGCTCTTCGCTGTAAAACAGCTCTCCTTTCCGGCCCGTGAGGGCCTTTTCGTTGCCCGTGTCCAGCCCAACGGTCAGGACGTACTGGACCGCCGGCCGCAGGGCCCGGGACAGATACTGCCCCTCCTCCACGCGGGTCTCAAAGGCCTTGATCTCCTCCGGCGAGGCAAAGAGCCTGCCGGCGTCCCGGAGGCCCCGGACCTGCTTCAGCCGGCTCCGGTCCGGCAGGAGCTTCAGGACTCCCGCCTCGGCGACCCGGCCCTTGTCCGCATATTCGCGGCAGACCTGAAACGCGGGAGGCGCGAACAGCATCAGCAAAAAGACCGCCACCGTGATCCGGGCAGCTGCAGGCGATATCCGGGTATGCTCCAGATATCCGCGGGCTTGTTCTTCTCTTGTCATGATCTCAGAATATAAAATAGATAAACGGATTGTACGACTGGACCGCCAGCATGGCCACTGACAGCACAAACAGGACAAAGCCTGTGATGATGACTCCGGCTGTCAGCTTCTGGGTGTATTCCCAGGTATCCGCCAGGCCCCACACTGCAAAGCCCGCCAGCAGGAAGCTGATCAGGTAGTAGGGCTTCATGAGCAGTCCGGCTATCAGCCCGTGATCGGCGCCGGACACGGCTGCCGGGGCAAACATGCACCGGATATAGGTCAGGGCCTCCGGCAGGCTGCCGCTGCGGAAAAAGATCCAGCCGAACATGACCAGCAAAAAGGTGAGGGCAGTCTGCAGCCACGCCGGCGCTCTGTGGTAAAAAGGCCTTTTGCCGTTCATCCTCTCAAGGGCCAGCAGTATGCCGTGGAGCCCGCCCCATATGACGAAGGTCCAGCCGGCTCCGTGCCACAGACCCCCCAGCAGCATCACCAAAAACAGATTGAGATAGGTGCGCCACGGTCCCTTTCTGTTGCCTCCCAGAGGGATATACAGATAATCCCTGAGCCAGCTTGACAGGGAGATATGCCACCTGCGCCAGAACTCCGTGATGGACCGGGACTTGTAGGGCATGTCAAAGTTGCGTATATACACGAAGCCGAACATGAGCCCCAGCCCCACCGCCATATCCGAATAGGCGCTGAAATCAAAATATATCTGAAAGCTGTAGCCGAGCGCGCCGTACCAGGCGTGGAGCGCGTGTATGGGCGCCGCGTCAAAGCAGGTGTCCGCCAGCTTGCCGCAGGGGTTGGCCAGCAGCACCTTTTTGGCCAGACCGAAGGCAAAGAACATGGCTCCCCGGGCAAATTTGTCTGCAGACACGGTCCTTGCGGTCAGCTGCCGGGCTATCTCCGAAAACCGGATGATGGGGCCCGCCACCAGCTGGGGGAACATGGCCACGAAGCAGGCAAAATCCACAAAGCTCCTCATGGGCCTGGCGTGTCCCCTGTAAACGTCGATGGCGTAGCTCATGGACTGAAAGGTATAAAAGCTGATGCCCAGAGGCAGCACCACGTTAAGGGTATGCCCCAGCCCGGGCAGGCCCAGGGCCTCCAGCAGGGCGCTCAGGTTATGACAGGCAAAATTGTAATACTTAAAAAAGCCCAGGACAGCCAGATTGGTCACCACCGACGCGATCATGGCGCCCCTTTGCATGCGGGAACGCTCCCCGCCTGCCTTCAGCTCCCGCATCTCCCCCCGGAAACGAAAGCCGTCATAGGCCTGCACCAGCCCCGCCACGTAATCTATGAGGGTGGAGGCAAACATCAGCAGCACGAACAGAGGGTTCGTCCAACCGTAAAACAGGTAGCTGATGACGGTGAGAACTCCGTTTTTCAGCCGCTTGGGAACGGCGTAATAGACGAGAAGCGCTGCCGGCAGGAACCAGAATATGAACCAGACCGAGCTGAATACCACTCTCCGAGCCTCACTTGCAGCTGGCTATTATATCGGCATATATCATATCTGCCATCCTGTAATATCCGTACTCGCTGGGGTGCACGTTCTCGTTGACGACTGTCACCGGCCGGGGATTCCGGCTGTTGGCGGGCACCTCCGTCAGGGGAAAGTCATAGCGGCAGTCAATATTGGCATTGACAGATATGATGCTTGTCCTGTCGGCAGAGCCGTAAGCGGCGATGATATCCCTGCAATAATCGTATATGGCGTTCTTGAAATGCAGATAGTGATAGCTGTTCCTGACTCCCCAGCCGTAGCCGTCCCGGCAGTTGGGCAGAGGCAGCATGATATGGAGCCTGATGTCCCGGCGGAACCGGCGTATACTGTCGGTGATCCTGTTCAGGTTGCGTATATAGTCCTTGTCTCCCACGTCATTGGGCCCCGACAGCAGGAACACGTCTGTCACGTCCCGGAACTCCGGATGCTCCTTCATATAATACGAAAAATCAAAGGTCTTGGTTTCCGGATCGAAGAAGCTGTTGGTCATGCCTGCCTTCTCCGGCAAGCCCACGTAATCCCTGTAGGCCCAGCTGCTGCGGCCCTCGTGCATGATGACCCGTTCGGTTCCCGTACTGTCTGGCCGGGTGTCTGTGCGGGTGCCGTAGAGGGTCAGCGCAGGCCCCATCAGGTTTTGCAGCTCCGCCAGATACACCGCGGCGTGGGTCAGGGAGTCGCCTATGAAGATGGCCTTTATCTCAGGCTTCACAGTGTCCTCCACCACTCTGATTATACACTGCGCGGAGGCCTTTTCGGTCCCCTCGCTGTCCAGAGCCCTGAGTGTCAGGGGGTGGTCCCCGGGAGTCCGGGCTATGATCCGCAGGCTCTCGGCCAGATTGTCAAAGCCGTCCCCCGCCAGAGAGGAGGTCACCATATAGTCGTCTATGTTGTTGCACCGGGCGATATTATAGTAGTGCAGACGGACTTCCCTGCCCTTCACCACCGGTATCACCGGCGCCAGGCTCAGCTCGCACTCCGCGGCGGCCAGAGCCCCGGCCAGCAAAGCTGTCAGCGCAAATATCAAAAACACAGTCTTCATTTATTCCTCCATACACTGGCCCGCATTGAAATACTGCTTTATTTCCGGGTCAAATCCCAGGGTGTCGGACGTATATACGCCCTCTGCCTGCGGGTTGTCTTCAAGGGGCTCCAGCAGCAGGCTGTACCACCTGCCGGGCTCGTAATCATACACCTTTTCCCCGTTGGCAAAGGCGCGGCAGATCACGTATATGAGCCGGCCGTCCTCTGTCCTGAACTCCGTGTTCACAAGCGCATCCCTGTAAGGCGCGATCTCCTCGAGAGAGGGGAAATGGGAGCTCCTTACAGGCTCGGCCTTCACTCTTTCGGCCCGGGACGTCCGGGCGGGAAACAGGGATCTGTAGAGCCGGTGCTCGGCAGCGATCTCTTCGGGAGATATCTGCTTCTCCCCCTGCTTGCCGTCCAGAGTGTTGGAATATATCCTCCAGACGCCCTGTCTGTTGGATTCCCACACCACCAGGCCCGAGCCGAGGCCTGCCGCTTCTTCGGCGGCCTCAAGGCCTCCGGCAAAGAGCAGGCACATCAGGAAGCACAATATGCTTTTCGTGAAAGCCCTGTTCATTGCAACATACACCCGCGCTCTATTCAAACCCTTGTCCGGCGTTGAAATACTGAGGCGCTTCGGCGTCAAAGTCCAGGTCGTCCGCCGTGTAGATGGTCTCTGCCTGACTGTTGTCCTCCACGGGCTCCACCAGGAGAGTGTATTCCTTTCCTTTTTCGTAGCCAAACACCTTTTCTCCGTTGGCGTAGCCCCGGCAGAGGACCCTCAGGGGCTCCCCTTCCCGGGTCCGGAACTCGCAATTGATGAGGGCGTCCTTGTAGGGAGCTATCTCCTCCAGAGAGGGCAGCCTGGACACGCCGGTCAATGCCGCCCTCACCTCGCGGCCGTTGGGAGCCCAGGGCTTTATCACCCGTTTTGCGCGGTCATTGTCCAGAGCGACCTCTTCGGCAGAGAGGACCCGGTCATATACGGCAATGGCGTTGATCAGGCCGCAAAAGTCTCCCTTCCCCTCCGGCATATTGCCGGCGGAACAGCCGGTCAGGTCCCATTTGTCAAAGGCTCCCTGAGCGTCGGTAAAGGAGGCGGCGAGCCTGCCGTCCAGATACACGTTCACCACGTCGCCGCCATAGGTGACGGCCCCGTGGACTGTCTTGCCGGGCTCCGCTTTGGTCAGCACCAGCACCGGACTTGAGTCATAAACTCCCAAAAAGGTCCTCATCCTCAGCACCAGACTGTCGTGCTCCGCGGCCAGGGACAGCAGGGTGGTCCCTCTGTGAGCGGCGGCGAATATGATCCCGTATTCCCGGGGCCTTTGGACACAGGCGTCAAAGACTATGCTGAAGCTGCCGCTTTTTCTGATGGCCTCTCCCGGAGAAACGCCGGCGTCCAGCGCCCCGCCGCAGAAGCACAGTCC
Coding sequences:
- a CDS encoding MBL fold metallo-hydrolase codes for the protein MKLTFLGTGTSTGIPQVGCHCEVCRSEDPKNKRYRSAVYITDGSTRLVIDTPPEFRLQCIREGIEDIDGVIYTHEHADHLFGIDDVRGFTMKTGRTMPLYAEKRVADCIRTAFPYMFRPPINPSQIPKIVLNVIRGPFDLGSLHIIPFRVMHGNLPILSFRIGDLVYATDVKTVPPESEKYFENCGTLVLDGLRYREHCSHFNIEEAIEFVARYRPGRCYLTHLTHNVDHETLSRELPDNVFAAYDGLTLEV
- a CDS encoding MBOAT family protein; translation: MVFSSVWFIFWFLPAALLVYYAVPKRLKNGVLTVISYLFYGWTNPLFVLLMFASTLIDYVAGLVQAYDGFRFRGEMRELKAGGERSRMQRGAMIASVVTNLAVLGFFKYYNFACHNLSALLEALGLPGLGHTLNVVLPLGISFYTFQSMSYAIDVYRGHARPMRSFVDFACFVAMFPQLVAGPIIRFSEIARQLTARTVSADKFARGAMFFAFGLAKKVLLANPCGKLADTCFDAAPIHALHAWYGALGYSFQIYFDFSAYSDMAVGLGLMFGFVYIRNFDMPYKSRSITEFWRRWHISLSSWLRDYLYIPLGGNRKGPWRTYLNLFLVMLLGGLWHGAGWTFVIWGGLHGILLALERMNGKRPFYHRAPAWLQTALTFLLVMFGWIFFRSGSLPEALTYIRCMFAPAAVSGADHGLIAGLLMKPYYLISFLLAGFAVWGLADTWEYTQKLTAGVIITGFVLFVLSVAMLAVQSYNPFIYFIF